In Brassica rapa cultivar Chiifu-401-42 chromosome A06, CAAS_Brap_v3.01, whole genome shotgun sequence, a single window of DNA contains:
- the LOC103873829 gene encoding peroxidase 69: MGRSYTLLFILVTILVLVAAATAQGNRGSSRGGGGRRPRVGYYGNRCRNVESIVASVVRAHVRSNPANAPGILRMHFHDCFVRGCDGSVLLAGNTSERTAVPNRSLRGFEAIEEAKARLEVACPRTVSCADILTLAAREAVVLTGGQGWRVPLGRLDGRISQASDVILPGPFDPVDKQKRDFAAKTLNTIDLVTLVGGHTIGTAGCGLVRGRFFNFNGTGQPDPSINPRFVPLVQNRCPLTGDASARVDLDDGSVGRFDTSFLRNVRSSRVVLQSDLVLWRDPETRAIIERLLGLRRPSLRFGTEFGKSMVKMSLIDVKTGSDGEIRRVCSRIN; encoded by the exons ATGGGTCGTAGTTATACCTTACTATTCATTCTAGTAACGATTTTAGTGTTGGTTGCAGCTGCAACTGCACAAGGAAATCGTGGTTCAAGCCGTGGAGGTGGTGGTCGAAGACCACGTGTTGGGTATTATGGCAATAGATGCCGAAACGTAGAGTCCATCGTGGCTTCGGTGGTTCGAGCACATGTCCGGTCCAACCCGGCTAATGCACCCGGGATTTTGCGTATGCATTTTCACGATTGCTTTGTTCGTGGCTGCGATGGCTCAGTTCTCCTCGCTGGTAATACTAGCGAGAGAACCGCCGTTCCAAACCGTTCATTGAGAGGGTTTGAAGCTATTGAAGAAGCTAAGGCTAGGCTTGAGGTTGCTTGTCCTAGAACTGTTTCTTGCGCTGATATCCTCACCCTTGCTGCACGCGAAGCTGTTGTTTTG ACCGGTGGTCAGGGGTGGCGAGTGCCATTGGGACGTCTGGACGGCCGAATCTCGCAAGCCTCAGACGTGATCTTACCCGGACCGTTCGACCCCGTCGACAAGCAGAAGCGAGACTTCGCTGCTAAAACTCTCAACACAATAGACCTCGTAACTCTTGTTG GCGGACACACAATAGGAACTGCTGGTTGCGGTTTGGTAAGAGGCAGGTTCTTTAACTTCAACGGCACCGGACAACCCGACCCATCAATCAATCCGAGGTTCGTACCATTGGTTCAGAATCGATGCCCTCTAACCGGAGACGCATCAGCCCGAGTCGACTTAGACGATGGTAGTGTTGGCAGGTTTGACACATCGTTCCTAAGGAACGTGAGGTCAAGCCGTGTGGTTCTCCAATCCGACCTAGTCTTATGGAGGGACCCCGAGACTCGAGCCATCATAGAACGGTTATTAGGCTTACGCCGACCATCACTGAGGTTTGGAACAGAGTTCGGGAAGTCTATGGTCAAGATGAGTCTTATAGACGTTAAGACAGGATCAGATGGGGAGATTCGTCGGGTTTGCTCTAGGATCAACTGA